A single Halarcobacter anaerophilus DNA region contains:
- the gatA gene encoding Asp-tRNA(Asn)/Glu-tRNA(Gln) amidotransferase subunit GatA, giving the protein MITLKEALTLNGEEIEKLREDLSSKIKESNIGAYVEQLTNKEVTTSSDGIPIAIKDIINVKNWNITCCSNILQGYVSPYDATVIKNLRNSGLSPFGRTNMDEFAMGSSTDSSCYGKTLNPHNPNKTAGGSSGGSAAAVAAGIAVAALGTDTGGSVRQPAAYCGCVGMKPTYGRVSRYGVTAYSSSLDQVGPITQNVEDAAILYDIISGHDPLDSTSANVDYTPVTPNLNSERKLKIAVIDNFVEQASDEIKQGFEKAVKALEAAGHEIVHKNMLDTDKILSSYYIVATAEASANLSRFDGVRYGNRKGEGGLKDMYTQTKSQGFGQEVQKRILLGSFVLSSGYYDAYYIKAQKVRHLIKDEYENIFKDADLILSPVAPTTAPEFGSFKTSLEMYLSDIYTISVNLAGLPAISLPVDKNSEGMPIGLQLIGRAYNEQTLFDGALALEKAVNYK; this is encoded by the coding sequence TGATAACTCTAAAAGAAGCACTAACTTTAAACGGTGAGGAAATTGAAAAATTAAGAGAAGATTTAAGCTCAAAAATCAAAGAGAGTAATATAGGTGCTTATGTAGAACAATTAACAAACAAAGAAGTTACAACATCAAGTGACGGTATTCCTATAGCTATTAAAGATATTATAAATGTAAAAAATTGGAATATAACTTGTTGTAGCAATATTCTTCAAGGATATGTAAGTCCATATGATGCAACAGTAATTAAAAATTTAAGAAATTCAGGACTTAGCCCTTTCGGTCGTACAAATATGGATGAATTTGCGATGGGAAGTTCAACAGACAGTTCTTGTTACGGTAAAACTTTAAATCCCCATAATCCAAATAAAACAGCAGGTGGAAGTAGTGGCGGTAGTGCAGCAGCAGTTGCAGCAGGAATTGCAGTTGCAGCATTAGGGACCGATACAGGCGGTTCAGTTAGACAACCGGCAGCTTATTGCGGATGCGTAGGAATGAAACCAACATACGGAAGAGTTTCAAGATACGGCGTAACAGCTTACTCTTCATCTTTGGATCAAGTTGGACCTATAACTCAAAATGTAGAAGATGCAGCAATTTTATATGATATTATTTCAGGGCATGACCCTCTGGACTCAACTTCTGCAAATGTAGATTATACTCCTGTTACTCCAAATTTAAATAGTGAAAGAAAATTAAAAATTGCAGTTATCGATAACTTCGTTGAACAAGCTAGTGATGAAATCAAACAAGGATTTGAAAAAGCCGTAAAAGCTCTTGAAGCTGCAGGACATGAAATAGTTCATAAAAATATGTTAGATACAGATAAGATTCTTTCATCTTATTATATAGTAGCAACTGCAGAAGCTAGTGCAAATCTTTCAAGATTCGATGGTGTAAGATATGGAAATAGAAAAGGTGAGGGTGGACTTAAAGATATGTATACTCAAACAAAATCTCAAGGTTTTGGGCAAGAGGTACAAAAAAGAATTTTGTTAGGTTCTTTTGTTTTAAGTTCAGGTTATTATGATGCTTATTATATAAAAGCTCAAAAAGTTAGACATTTGATAAAAGATGAATATGAAAATATATTTAAAGATGCGGATTTGATTCTTTCTCCTGTTGCACCGACAACTGCACCTGAGTTTGGAAGTTTTAAAACATCTTTGGAAATGTACTTAAGCGATATATACACAATTTCCGTAAATCTAGCTGGTCTGCCAGCAATATCTTTACCTGTTGACAAAAACAGCGAAGGTATGCCAATAGGTTTACAATTAATAGGAAGAGCTTATAATGAGCAAACTTTGTTTGATGGTGCTTTAGCTTTAGAAAAAGCGGTTAATTATAAATAA
- the guaB gene encoding IMP dehydrogenase, translating into MKIRKKALTFEDVLLVPAKSEVLPREVNLESKLTKNITLNIPFVSAAMDTVTEYEAAIAMARLGGIGIIHKNMDIESQALQCKKVKKSESGMIIDPVTIKKSQTLQDAEDIMASYKISGVPVVDDNQILLGILTNRDMRFTKDYSLLVEEKMTSMPLITGKEGTTLDEAADIMHANKIEKLPIVDKNNRLIGLITIKDINKKREYPNANKDEFGRLRVGAAIGVNQLDRAKALVEVGVDVLVLDSAHGHSKGILDTVKLIKAELDVEIIAGNVATAEATADLIKAGADAVKVGIGPGSICTTRVVAGVGVPQISAIDECSAEAAKHDIPVIADGGIKFSGDVAKALAVGASAVMMGSALAGTEESPGEVILSHGRKFKTYRGMGSIGAMTKGSTDRYFQEGTAPDKLVPEGIEGIVPYRGAIGDIIHQFVGGLRSSMGYLGSKDIPTFQERAEFVEITSAGLKESHVHDVTITNEAPNYHI; encoded by the coding sequence ATGAAAATTAGAAAAAAGGCATTGACGTTTGAAGATGTTTTATTAGTTCCTGCAAAATCTGAGGTTTTGCCAAGAGAGGTGAATTTAGAATCAAAATTAACAAAAAATATTACTCTTAATATTCCTTTTGTAAGTGCTGCTATGGATACTGTAACTGAGTATGAAGCTGCAATTGCAATGGCAAGACTTGGAGGCATTGGAATAATTCACAAAAACATGGACATAGAGTCTCAAGCTTTACAATGTAAAAAAGTAAAGAAAAGTGAATCAGGAATGATAATAGATCCTGTGACAATTAAAAAAAGCCAAACTCTGCAAGATGCAGAAGATATTATGGCTTCATATAAAATTTCAGGTGTTCCTGTTGTAGATGACAATCAAATACTTCTTGGAATCCTAACAAACAGAGATATGAGATTTACAAAAGATTATTCACTGCTTGTAGAAGAAAAAATGACTTCAATGCCGTTAATTACAGGTAAAGAAGGAACTACACTTGATGAAGCAGCAGATATTATGCATGCAAATAAAATTGAAAAATTACCGATAGTAGATAAAAATAACAGACTTATAGGTCTTATTACAATTAAAGATATTAATAAAAAAAGAGAATATCCAAATGCAAATAAAGATGAATTTGGAAGATTAAGAGTTGGAGCAGCAATCGGTGTAAACCAATTAGACAGAGCAAAAGCACTTGTAGAAGTTGGTGTTGATGTTCTAGTTTTAGACTCTGCACACGGACACTCAAAAGGTATTTTAGATACTGTTAAACTAATCAAAGCAGAACTTGACGTAGAAATTATTGCAGGAAATGTTGCAACAGCAGAAGCAACAGCAGATTTAATCAAAGCAGGAGCTGATGCGGTTAAAGTCGGTATCGGACCTGGAAGTATCTGTACTACAAGAGTTGTTGCAGGTGTAGGTGTTCCACAAATAAGTGCAATAGATGAGTGTTCGGCAGAAGCTGCTAAACATGATATTCCAGTAATTGCAGACGGTGGTATTAAATTTTCAGGTGATGTTGCAAAAGCTTTAGCAGTAGGAGCAAGTGCAGTTATGATGGGAAGTGCATTAGCAGGAACCGAAGAATCTCCCGGTGAAGTTATCTTAAGTCACGGAAGAAAATTTAAAACATACAGAGGAATGGGATCAATCGGAGCTATGACAAAAGGAAGTACAGACAGATATTTCCAAGAAGGAACAGCACCTGATAAATTAGTTCCTGAAGGAATTGAAGGAATAGTTCCTTACAGAGGAGCAATCGGAGATATCATCCACCAATTCGTCGGAGGACTTAGAAGTTCTATGGGATATTTAGGTTCTAAAGATATACCAACATTCCAAGAAAGAGCAGAATTTGTAGAGATAACAAGTGCAGGACTTAAAGAGAGTCATGTGCATGATGTTACTATTACTAATGAGGCGCCTAATTACCACATCTAA
- a CDS encoding P-loop NTPase fold protein, translating to MINFLRIKEYILKVLGLIKMQKTEKQLLEDRLKELLINKKKEEGIVVSLKGKWGVGKTHFWKDLIDNELKNNNELKYAYISLFGKNSLDEIKKEIILKISIKDKVLGSISGSLKNIKTTFGLKEDDNSFGITGTLLGSLVSLVEKKDFKNVLICFDDFERLSASLNIKDILGFISELKEQKNCKILMINNNNELKKSDVHNYQNIMKDDEKLHYVLTNTNLEKIFEDYREKIIDFEFEYSFNDFDEKFNNLYKIDIFDNEFILNEIKKNADNLEIENIRLLKQYISNLELFLQYFQNKKISKLVKQILIVDIMIYSYEVENFQLINWYGKIDSTLIIDSLKKGYILEKDYLHSNLEMLSQKLSAEKSNFDIANKLHKIPDKFSFEVNYTKEEYIKDLKECIIGHEDILLEVISLDNLKYYLNELDKYSSEFNIKNILDECAKKYIDKIFKDGFDAKKHMHNSMIQQIQNENPHLNKYVEEKRSEALNINGLSEEEIIKNYHNPQEKSSWGIEEEILNSINLEKHIKFMKKSPQYFEEAFEFARWINRFNGKKPFEKTYQNIIEAINIISSENEEMKAKMERIKNIIDKWDDNKSI from the coding sequence ATGATTAATTTTCTAAGAATAAAAGAATATATTTTAAAAGTATTAGGGCTTATAAAAATGCAAAAGACTGAAAAACAGCTATTAGAAGATAGACTAAAAGAACTACTAATAAATAAAAAAAAAGAAGAAGGAATTGTAGTTAGTTTAAAAGGAAAGTGGGGAGTTGGGAAAACACACTTTTGGAAAGATTTAATTGATAATGAACTGAAAAACAACAATGAATTAAAATATGCATACATATCATTATTTGGTAAAAACTCACTTGATGAAATTAAAAAAGAAATTATTTTAAAAATATCTATAAAAGATAAAGTATTAGGTTCTATATCTGGAAGTCTTAAAAATATTAAAACTACATTTGGTCTAAAAGAAGATGATAATAGTTTTGGTATTACTGGAACTTTATTAGGAAGTTTAGTTTCATTAGTTGAAAAAAAAGACTTTAAAAATGTATTAATTTGTTTTGATGATTTTGAACGTCTATCTGCTAGTTTAAATATAAAAGATATATTAGGTTTTATTTCTGAATTAAAAGAACAAAAGAATTGTAAAATTCTTATGATTAATAATAACAATGAACTGAAAAAATCAGATGTACATAATTATCAAAATATTATGAAAGATGATGAAAAATTACATTATGTATTAACAAATACAAATTTAGAAAAAATATTTGAAGACTATAGAGAGAAAATTATTGACTTTGAATTTGAGTATAGTTTTAATGATTTTGATGAGAAATTTAATAATCTTTATAAAATTGATATATTTGACAATGAGTTTATACTAAATGAAATAAAAAAGAATGCTGATAATTTAGAAATTGAAAACATAAGATTATTAAAACAATACATATCTAACCTTGAATTATTTTTACAATATTTTCAAAATAAAAAAATTTCTAAGCTAGTAAAACAAATATTAATTGTAGATATAATGATTTATTCTTATGAAGTAGAAAATTTTCAATTGATAAATTGGTATGGAAAAATAGATTCAACATTGATTATAGATTCTTTAAAAAAAGGCTATATATTAGAAAAGGATTATTTACATAGTAACCTTGAAATGCTATCTCAAAAATTAAGTGCTGAAAAAAGTAATTTTGATATTGCGAATAAACTTCATAAAATCCCTGATAAGTTTAGTTTTGAAGTCAATTATACTAAAGAAGAATATATCAAGGATTTAAAAGAATGTATTATTGGACATGAAGATATTTTATTAGAAGTTATTTCACTAGATAACTTAAAATACTATTTAAATGAGCTAGATAAATATTCAAGTGAATTTAATATAAAGAATATATTAGATGAGTGTGCTAAAAAATATATTGATAAAATATTTAAAGATGGTTTTGATGCAAAGAAACATATGCATAATAGCATGATACAACAAATACAAAATGAAAATCCCCATCTTAATAAATATGTAGAAGAAAAAAGAAGTGAGGCTTTAAATATAAATGGACTTTCAGAAGAAGAAATTATTAAAAATTATCATAATCCACAAGAAAAAAGTTCATGGGGTATAGAAGAAGAAATTTTAAACTCAATTAATTTAGAAAAGCATATAAAATTTATGAAAAAATCACCACAATATTTTGAAGAAGCTTTTGAATTTGCACGATGGATAAATAGATTTAATGGTAAAAAACCTTTTGAAAAAACATATCAGAATATTATTGAAGCAATAAACATTATTAGTTCAGAAAATGAAGAAATGAAAGCTAAAATGGAAAGAATAAAAAATATAATTGATAAGTGGGATGATAATAAAAGTATTTAA